From Saccharothrix espanaensis DSM 44229, the proteins below share one genomic window:
- a CDS encoding ABC transporter substrate-binding protein: protein MSRRPPRPAFPAVPGGRRPSRLVAATAVLVAAALAGCAPPARSGAGDGDGGTLRIAAATDVGETLNPYASNQSPTQQLRSALLYEGLTRLSPEGKVEWALATEMTPNADLTRWTVKLRPGVKFSDGSDFTSADVVASIKYLRDPEHAAQGLAFIERIDPAAVEAVDPTTVEVGLSKPFGPFKEIWANILLPMTKAGSVPAAPIGTGPFSVRTFTAGRQSTLARFADYWGDKPKVAAVDITEFPSQQAQANALLSNQVDIASGATPTIAKSLGDKDDIELLDSKGDYTLRIGLNTAVAPFDDPRVRQALRLLVDRDQVVSNAFGGYARVANDHEAGTPQCPSPEIPQRRQDVERARALLAEAGQSTLSFAIATDGLLPGMQELAQVFAENAAKAGVRVEVKVVTVPEFLSKWGQWPVFIDFNPTPYLPTVIGTLLPGRVGNATHWDNPGFVALADELFQATGQEQCSIMNRMHRIENEQGSMITPAFVNVLMPYRSTVRGLVTDVSGRPLSFLTNVTVGS from the coding sequence GTGTCGCGCAGACCCCCACGCCCCGCGTTCCCCGCCGTGCCGGGCGGCCGCCGCCCCTCCCGGCTGGTCGCCGCCACCGCCGTGCTCGTCGCCGCCGCGCTCGCGGGGTGCGCGCCGCCGGCGCGGTCCGGCGCCGGCGACGGCGACGGCGGCACGCTGCGCATCGCCGCCGCCACCGACGTCGGCGAGACGCTCAACCCCTATGCGAGCAACCAGAGTCCGACCCAGCAGCTGCGCAGCGCGCTGCTCTACGAGGGGTTGACCCGGCTGAGCCCCGAGGGCAAGGTCGAGTGGGCGCTGGCCACCGAGATGACCCCGAACGCCGACCTGACGCGGTGGACGGTCAAGCTGCGCCCCGGCGTGAAGTTCAGCGACGGCAGCGACTTCACCTCCGCCGACGTCGTGGCCAGCATCAAGTACCTGCGCGACCCCGAGCACGCCGCGCAGGGGCTGGCGTTCATCGAGCGGATCGACCCGGCCGCCGTCGAGGCGGTCGACCCGACCACCGTCGAGGTCGGCTTGAGCAAGCCCTTCGGGCCCTTCAAGGAGATCTGGGCGAACATCCTGCTGCCGATGACCAAGGCGGGGTCGGTGCCCGCCGCGCCGATCGGCACCGGACCGTTCTCGGTGCGGACCTTCACCGCCGGGCGGCAGTCGACGCTCGCCCGGTTCGCCGACTACTGGGGCGACAAGCCCAAGGTCGCCGCGGTCGACATCACCGAGTTCCCGAGCCAGCAGGCGCAGGCCAACGCCCTGCTGTCCAACCAGGTCGACATCGCCTCCGGCGCCACCCCGACCATCGCGAAGTCGTTGGGGGACAAGGACGACATCGAGCTGCTCGACAGCAAGGGCGACTACACCCTGCGGATCGGCCTCAACACCGCGGTCGCGCCGTTCGACGACCCCCGGGTGCGCCAGGCGCTGCGCCTGCTCGTCGACCGGGACCAGGTGGTGTCCAACGCTTTCGGCGGCTACGCGCGGGTGGCCAACGACCACGAGGCCGGCACGCCGCAGTGCCCGTCGCCGGAGATCCCCCAGCGCAGGCAGGACGTCGAGCGGGCCAGGGCGCTGCTCGCCGAAGCCGGCCAGAGCACGTTGTCGTTCGCCATCGCGACCGACGGGCTGCTGCCCGGGATGCAGGAACTGGCCCAGGTGTTCGCCGAGAACGCCGCCAAGGCGGGCGTGCGGGTCGAGGTCAAGGTGGTCACCGTGCCGGAGTTCCTGTCGAAGTGGGGCCAGTGGCCGGTGTTCATCGACTTCAACCCCACCCCGTACCTGCCGACCGTGATCGGGACGCTGCTGCCCGGCCGGGTCGGCAACGCGACGCACTGGGACAACCCCGGGTTCGTCGCACTGGCCGACGAGCTCTTCCAGGCCACCGGCCAGGAGCAGTGCTCGATCATGAACCGGATGCACCGCATCGAGAACGAGCAGGGGTCGATGATCACGCCCGCGTTCGTCAACGTGCTGATGCCCTACCGCAGCACCGTCCGCGGTCTGGTGACCGACGTCAGCGGCCGTCCGCTGTCCTTCCTCACCAACGTGACGGTCGGCAGCTGA
- a CDS encoding cupin domain-containing protein, whose amino-acid sequence MTSPYERLFVRKMPNCLADLVNEGDGSGIPDPDNVGEALALMRSQEVPESKVHLTYTWINPCDEPVQWVKEHVHDYDEVLIWHGNDPENVDDLGAEIYFDIEGIRHTVTTSGSVYIPAGVRHCPLGFTRVDRPFRFSALSLSPNYGSDEHTPKP is encoded by the coding sequence ATGACCAGCCCGTACGAGCGCCTGTTCGTGAGGAAGATGCCGAACTGCCTGGCCGACCTCGTCAACGAAGGGGACGGCAGCGGCATCCCGGACCCGGACAACGTGGGCGAGGCGCTCGCCCTGATGCGCTCGCAGGAGGTCCCGGAGAGCAAGGTCCACCTGACCTACACGTGGATCAACCCGTGCGACGAGCCGGTGCAGTGGGTCAAGGAGCACGTGCACGACTACGACGAGGTCCTGATCTGGCACGGCAACGACCCGGAGAACGTCGACGACCTCGGGGCCGAGATCTACTTCGACATCGAGGGCATCCGGCACACGGTCACCACCAGCGGCTCGGTCTACATCCCGGCGGGCGTGCGGCACTGCCCGCTCGGCTTCACCCGGGTCGACCGCCCGTTCCGCTTCAGCGCGCTGTCGCTGAGCCCGAACTACGGGTCCGACGAGCACACGCCCAAGCCGTAG
- a CDS encoding LacI family DNA-binding transcriptional regulator, producing the protein MGAKKASRRPTLLDVGRLAGTSTAVVSYVLNGGPRPVSDKTRIKVEEAIRMLGYRRNPLAGALSGGRSNLIGLLVPDTANAFYGELSRCVEAEGRRRGLLTLLGNTGYGSSLGEEYGEAFSELRPRGIFVTTGERPRQNDETPRVYLQWAAPDTSSPSVTFNDFQGAELVVRHLLDHGYEDVVCVAGEIGEGPAVGREGGWRQAMRDAGLSTRDRLVRAPFDRVEAGRVVRQVIESADRPRAIYATTDEQALVTIRTATSLGLRVPDDLAVVGFDGVREARLGSFPLTTVSLPFEQFAVRAFDALDETFYEGGNPGVPVVLDGALSIGVTCGCPHRAG; encoded by the coding sequence GTGGGAGCCAAGAAGGCGTCGCGTCGGCCCACCCTCCTCGACGTCGGCCGGCTCGCCGGGACGTCGACGGCGGTCGTCAGCTACGTGCTCAACGGCGGCCCCCGGCCGGTCTCGGACAAGACCCGGATCAAGGTCGAGGAAGCCATCCGGATGCTCGGCTACCGGCGCAACCCGCTGGCCGGGGCGCTCAGCGGCGGCCGGTCCAACCTGATCGGCCTGCTGGTGCCCGACACCGCGAACGCCTTCTACGGCGAGTTGTCGCGCTGCGTCGAGGCGGAGGGGCGTCGCCGGGGGCTGCTCACGCTGCTGGGCAACACCGGTTACGGCTCGTCGCTCGGCGAGGAGTACGGCGAGGCGTTCTCGGAGCTGCGCCCGCGCGGGATCTTCGTGACCACCGGCGAGCGCCCCCGCCAGAACGACGAGACACCGCGCGTCTACCTGCAGTGGGCCGCGCCCGACACGAGTTCGCCGAGCGTGACCTTCAACGACTTCCAAGGCGCGGAACTCGTCGTGCGGCACCTGCTCGACCACGGCTACGAAGACGTGGTGTGCGTTGCCGGCGAGATCGGGGAAGGTCCGGCGGTCGGCCGTGAAGGTGGTTGGCGGCAGGCGATGCGCGATGCCGGGCTGTCCACCCGGGACCGGCTGGTCCGGGCCCCGTTCGACCGGGTCGAGGCGGGCCGGGTGGTGCGGCAGGTGATCGAGAGCGCCGACCGGCCCCGCGCGATCTACGCGACGACCGACGAGCAGGCGCTGGTCACCATCCGCACGGCGACGAGCCTGGGGTTGCGGGTGCCCGACGACCTCGCGGTGGTGGGCTTCGACGGCGTCCGGGAGGCCCGGCTCGGCAGCTTCCCGCTGACCACCGTCAGCCTCCCGTTCGAGCAGTTCGCGGTCCGCGCGTTCGACGCGCTGGACGAGACCTTCTACGAGGGCGGGAACCCCGGCGTGCCGGTGGTGCTGGACGGCGCGCTGAGCATCGGCGTGACGTGCGGGTGCCCGCACCGGGCCGGCTGA
- a CDS encoding isochorismatase family protein: protein MAVRLFTPESSAVVLIDHQVGTMGWVRSTDPARLKRNALALAKAAKALDLPLVLTTSLEEEVQGPLAEEFREVAPEEYAARVRRSGAVDAMEDPDFAAAVEATGRRDLIVAGVTNDVCTVHPTVTALEAGYRVEVVADAGGSTTWQADDIAVRRMAAAGAGITTTNLILTTLARHWGSPAGRKLQPIVAGLIPA from the coding sequence ATGGCTGTCCGGTTGTTCACGCCCGAGAGCAGCGCGGTCGTGCTCATCGACCACCAGGTCGGCACGATGGGCTGGGTCCGCTCGACGGATCCGGCGCGGCTCAAGCGCAACGCGTTGGCCCTGGCCAAGGCCGCCAAGGCGCTCGACCTGCCGCTGGTGCTGACCACGTCGCTGGAGGAGGAGGTCCAGGGCCCGTTGGCGGAGGAGTTCCGGGAGGTCGCGCCCGAGGAGTACGCCGCCCGCGTCCGGCGCTCGGGAGCGGTCGACGCCATGGAGGACCCCGACTTCGCGGCGGCGGTCGAGGCGACCGGGCGGCGGGACCTGATCGTCGCCGGGGTGACCAACGACGTCTGCACCGTGCACCCCACCGTGACGGCGCTGGAGGCGGGCTACCGGGTGGAGGTCGTCGCGGACGCCGGCGGTTCGACCACCTGGCAGGCCGACGACATCGCCGTGCGCCGGATGGCGGCGGCGGGCGCGGGGATCACCACCACCAACCTGATCCTGACGACGCTCGCCCGGCACTGGGGCTCGCCCGCGGGGCGCAAGCTCCAACCGATCGTCGCCGGACTCATCCCGGCCTGA
- a CDS encoding HAD family hydrolase has protein sequence MGAEKLLAERDHVLVSFDGPIVGLPAAQGFADRLRVLIEDGGLPREVARTDDLYVVLAHAATIGPATARAVYAHLCRMEHELVAVARLVPGVREALAALVAAGTQITVVTALDAEVVRAFLVLHGLAEHVRHVVGRAGPDPAVLPPAPDLITLAVRERAFPAGSCGFVGGTRADLTAARAAGIEAVHLHRAPPQTPEASWFDALSAPTKS, from the coding sequence GTGGGGGCGGAGAAGTTGTTGGCGGAACGGGATCACGTGCTGGTGTCGTTCGACGGGCCGATCGTCGGACTGCCGGCCGCGCAGGGGTTCGCGGACCGGTTGCGGGTGCTCATCGAGGACGGCGGGCTGCCGCGCGAGGTGGCGCGGACCGATGACCTGTACGTCGTCCTGGCCCACGCGGCGACGATCGGCCCGGCGACCGCGCGGGCGGTCTACGCGCACCTGTGCCGGATGGAGCACGAACTCGTGGCCGTCGCCCGGCTCGTGCCCGGCGTCCGCGAGGCGTTGGCCGCGCTCGTCGCGGCGGGCACCCAGATCACCGTGGTGACCGCGCTGGACGCCGAGGTCGTGCGGGCGTTCCTGGTGCTGCACGGGCTGGCCGAACACGTGCGGCACGTCGTCGGCCGGGCCGGGCCGGACCCCGCCGTGCTGCCGCCGGCCCCGGACCTGATCACGCTGGCGGTGCGCGAGCGCGCGTTCCCGGCCGGGTCGTGCGGGTTCGTCGGTGGTACGCGCGCCGACCTCACGGCCGCCCGTGCGGCGGGCATCGAGGCCGTCCACCTGCACCGCGCGCCGCCGCAGACCCCGGAGGCTTCCTGGTTCGACGCGCTGTCCGCGCCGACCAAGAGCTGA
- a CDS encoding M6 family metalloprotease domain-containing protein produces MAALFSVAALTAGNAGALAAPPDGPEHPWQYDHWPQQQPWQQTRDTARVAAQAGFPGPVDPQNWVNPDHMTWERDYRKVPGTNWADPSVKGSVRTFKGALVLLDYPNQPFVVTQPKASTVFGNPSAEAHDIPRDGVAQFYRDFLNKPGALNRGHTVHEYWMEDSGGRYGVDLASFGPYTMPGKDHEYAMEFQSAADCPAGDRCDRDIRTDGRAAWVADVGAQVPAGFDFVYFLSAGQDESGTWQEFGMMKFPTKQDVPDAFGPPDPALPNSSSTRYVDWTSWAAGSSIWPNAGGGSSTQAESSGQGVYAHELSHLLGIGDNYNNPYGNPPRRAYTGIWDMLSRGSFNGPGGPHSRWVIPATAGASMGAQHVLRNKIKLGIVDERNVLRLSREALDESGLVVAKVTARTVQAGSTGLSGVNVALGTGDLSPACDIRTDPLCDGGGYQNYTVEVVDRMGSDSFTPDAGVLLAKTKNEDRAPFAWVVDANPQDIGMTDYVLPDGRKVPITVGDYRQLSDALFHAGTDSGSEYEYVDQANRLHFYVLDVKRDGQGVLSYTVAIRSLDGAGPQKRGVRVLPTAGRTGRDGVATCEFPLFNTGRGATPAGEHPEDVAQYLDGDVYRVSAQAHGRGWSVSVPNALASAKAGRQVQVPVHVKRDGGPLLTKVTLKATSESDPTKTATATCLVLGH; encoded by the coding sequence GTGGCCGCGCTGTTCTCGGTCGCCGCGCTGACCGCGGGCAACGCCGGCGCGCTCGCCGCCCCTCCCGACGGGCCGGAACACCCCTGGCAGTACGACCACTGGCCGCAGCAGCAGCCGTGGCAGCAGACCCGGGACACCGCGCGGGTGGCGGCGCAGGCCGGCTTCCCCGGTCCCGTCGACCCGCAGAACTGGGTCAACCCGGACCACATGACGTGGGAGCGCGACTACCGGAAGGTCCCCGGCACGAACTGGGCCGACCCGTCGGTCAAGGGCTCGGTCCGGACGTTCAAGGGCGCGCTGGTGCTGCTGGACTACCCGAACCAGCCGTTCGTGGTGACCCAGCCGAAGGCGTCCACGGTGTTCGGCAACCCCAGCGCCGAGGCCCACGACATCCCGCGCGACGGGGTCGCGCAGTTCTACCGCGACTTCCTCAACAAGCCCGGCGCGCTCAACCGCGGCCACACCGTGCACGAGTACTGGATGGAGGACTCGGGCGGGCGCTACGGCGTCGACCTGGCCTCGTTCGGCCCGTACACCATGCCGGGCAAGGACCACGAGTACGCGATGGAGTTCCAGTCCGCCGCCGACTGCCCGGCCGGCGACCGGTGCGACCGCGACATCCGCACCGACGGCCGCGCCGCCTGGGTGGCCGACGTCGGGGCCCAGGTCCCCGCCGGGTTCGACTTCGTCTACTTCCTGTCCGCGGGCCAGGACGAGTCGGGCACCTGGCAGGAGTTCGGGATGATGAAGTTCCCGACCAAGCAGGACGTGCCGGACGCGTTCGGCCCGCCCGACCCGGCCCTGCCGAACTCCTCCAGCACCCGTTACGTGGACTGGACGTCGTGGGCGGCGGGCTCCAGCATCTGGCCCAACGCCGGCGGCGGGTCCTCGACCCAGGCCGAGAGCTCGGGCCAGGGCGTGTACGCGCACGAGCTGAGCCACCTGCTGGGCATCGGCGACAACTACAACAACCCGTACGGCAACCCGCCGCGCCGCGCGTACACCGGGATCTGGGACATGCTCTCCCGAGGCTCGTTCAACGGCCCCGGCGGGCCGCACTCGCGCTGGGTCATCCCGGCGACGGCGGGCGCGTCGATGGGCGCGCAGCACGTGCTGCGCAACAAGATCAAGCTCGGCATCGTGGACGAGCGCAACGTGCTCCGGCTGTCCCGCGAGGCGCTCGACGAGTCCGGCCTGGTGGTCGCCAAGGTCACCGCGCGGACCGTCCAGGCCGGGTCGACGGGGCTCTCCGGGGTCAACGTCGCGCTGGGCACCGGCGACCTGTCCCCCGCCTGCGACATCCGGACCGACCCGCTGTGCGACGGCGGCGGCTACCAGAACTACACGGTCGAGGTCGTGGACCGGATGGGCTCGGACTCGTTCACGCCGGACGCGGGCGTGCTGCTGGCCAAGACCAAGAACGAGGACCGCGCGCCGTTCGCGTGGGTGGTCGACGCCAACCCGCAGGACATCGGCATGACCGACTACGTGCTGCCGGACGGGCGCAAGGTGCCGATCACGGTCGGCGACTACCGGCAGCTGTCGGACGCGCTGTTCCACGCCGGCACCGACTCGGGCAGCGAGTACGAGTACGTCGACCAGGCCAACCGGCTGCACTTCTACGTGCTCGACGTCAAGCGCGACGGCCAGGGCGTGCTGTCCTACACCGTCGCGATCCGGTCGCTGGACGGCGCGGGCCCGCAGAAGCGGGGCGTGCGGGTCCTGCCGACCGCCGGCCGCACCGGCCGGGACGGCGTGGCGACCTGCGAGTTCCCGCTGTTCAACACCGGGCGCGGGGCGACCCCGGCCGGGGAGCACCCGGAGGACGTCGCCCAGTACCTCGACGGCGACGTCTACCGCGTCTCGGCCCAGGCGCACGGCAGGGGCTGGTCGGTCTCGGTGCCCAACGCGCTGGCGTCGGCCAAGGCCGGCCGGCAGGTCCAGGTGCCGGTGCACGTGAAGCGGGACGGCGGGCCGCTGCTGACCAAGGTGACCCTGAAGGCCACCTCGGAGAGCGACCCGACCAAGACGGCGACCGCCACCTGCCTGGTGCTCGGCCACTGA
- a CDS encoding YqcI/YcgG family protein produces MIKTNEHAKLISQARVGDDASGWSRTAFGEIADRLTEPDFPCVFSKNAFRKQIVQFLFVPDAGSDGIRHLADGLLEYVELSRRWDGRLDSASPLVVVFGPAAVNARSVADYHAFGWQVLSALHDLDPAGWPEGIGTDPDSEGWSMCFDGMPLFVNMSNPAHRVRRSRNLGGHFALVVNPRERFDVFAGDTPSGRRVRANIRERVERYDGTPHSWQLGSYADGELEWRQYGLIEENAERTDRCPFTFRRA; encoded by the coding sequence GTGATCAAGACGAATGAGCACGCCAAACTGATCTCCCAGGCGCGTGTCGGCGACGACGCGAGCGGGTGGTCCCGCACCGCTTTCGGCGAGATCGCGGACCGGCTCACCGAACCGGATTTCCCCTGTGTTTTCTCGAAGAACGCCTTCCGGAAGCAGATCGTCCAGTTCCTGTTCGTGCCGGATGCCGGCAGCGACGGGATCCGGCACCTGGCCGACGGGCTGCTGGAGTACGTCGAGCTGTCCCGCCGCTGGGACGGCCGGCTCGATTCGGCCAGTCCGCTGGTCGTGGTTTTCGGGCCGGCCGCGGTGAATGCGCGGTCGGTGGCCGACTACCACGCTTTCGGCTGGCAGGTGCTCTCCGCGCTGCACGACCTCGACCCGGCCGGGTGGCCGGAGGGGATCGGCACCGATCCCGATTCCGAGGGCTGGTCCATGTGCTTCGACGGCATGCCGCTGTTCGTCAACATGAGCAACCCGGCGCACCGGGTCCGCCGCAGCCGCAACCTCGGCGGGCACTTCGCGCTGGTGGTCAACCCGCGTGAGCGGTTCGACGTCTTCGCCGGCGACACGCCCAGCGGCCGGCGGGTCCGGGCGAACATCCGCGAGCGGGTCGAGCGCTACGACGGCACGCCGCACTCGTGGCAGCTCGGTTCCTACGCGGACGGCGAGCTCGAGTGGCGGCAGTACGGGCTGATCGAGGAGAACGCCGAGCGCACCGACCGGTGCCCGTTCACGTTCCGCCGCGCCTGA
- a CDS encoding arginase family protein gives MIDLVVSQGRVADRAARMIEGAARTARALEDRYGVKGEFIGEPAPAVVDDWTQSLPQAQDTLVGLRRAVEASFRAGNVPVMVANTCSASLATLPVVAREHPDAVVLYIDAHGDFNTPQTTDSGYLGGMVLSAACGLWDSGHGSGLRPERAVLVGTRDVDAAERELLDRAGVRVIPPEEASAANVLAAVGDARVWVHIDWDVLDPAYLPADYVVPDGMSPAQIRAIFAAIPPERLVGVEVAEFNAPLDDQAAAEGVATILDMLAPVFEARAGAR, from the coding sequence ATGATTGATCTTGTTGTGTCCCAGGGCCGGGTGGCCGACCGGGCGGCGCGGATGATCGAGGGCGCGGCGCGCACCGCGCGGGCCCTGGAGGACCGCTACGGCGTCAAGGGCGAGTTCATCGGGGAGCCCGCGCCGGCGGTCGTGGACGACTGGACCCAGAGCCTGCCCCAGGCGCAGGACACGCTGGTCGGGCTGCGGCGGGCGGTGGAGGCCAGCTTCCGGGCCGGGAACGTGCCGGTGATGGTCGCCAACACCTGCTCGGCGAGCCTGGCCACGCTGCCGGTCGTGGCCCGGGAGCACCCGGACGCCGTGGTGCTCTACATCGACGCGCACGGCGACTTCAACACCCCGCAGACCACGGACTCCGGCTACCTGGGCGGCATGGTGCTGTCGGCCGCGTGCGGGCTCTGGGACAGCGGGCACGGTTCCGGGCTGCGGCCCGAGCGGGCCGTGCTGGTCGGGACCCGCGACGTCGACGCCGCCGAGCGCGAGCTGCTGGACCGGGCCGGGGTCCGGGTCATCCCGCCCGAGGAGGCGTCCGCGGCCAACGTCCTGGCGGCCGTCGGCGACGCCCGGGTGTGGGTGCACATCGACTGGGACGTGCTGGACCCGGCGTACCTGCCCGCCGACTACGTCGTGCCGGACGGGATGTCGCCCGCCCAGATCCGGGCGATCTTCGCGGCCATCCCGCCGGAGCGGCTGGTCGGCGTCGAGGTGGCGGAGTTCAACGCGCCGCTGGACGACCAGGCCGCCGCCGAGGGGGTCGCCACCATCCTGGACATGCTCGCGCCCGTCTTCGAGGCGCGGGCGGGCGCCCGGTGA
- the dapF gene encoding diaminopimelate epimerase, producing MTSLPFSKMHGAGNDFVVLDLRDAADPSPELCRALADRHTGVGCDLVLGVAPPRTADAVASYRIWTADGSPSPQCGNGARCVAAWVVRAGLAPGTGFVLDSPAGTHQVDVLDDGGFRVVLAVPRFAPDDVPLTGFDAEQDRYEAEVGGRRLSFAAASVGNPHAVIEVDDVGTAPVADVGPALQGSGLFPPTVNVGFVEVVSPERIRLRVFEYGAGETLACGSGACAAAAVLIRQGRVKRDLVVSLPGGDLHVEWPDPSAPIALAGPAVFSFEGQFPHAAL from the coding sequence GTGACCTCCCTGCCGTTCAGCAAGATGCACGGTGCCGGCAACGACTTCGTCGTGCTCGACCTGCGCGACGCGGCCGACCCCTCGCCGGAGCTGTGCCGCGCGCTGGCGGACCGGCACACCGGGGTCGGCTGCGACCTGGTCCTGGGCGTCGCGCCCCCGCGCACCGCGGACGCCGTCGCGTCCTACCGGATCTGGACCGCCGACGGCTCCCCCTCCCCGCAGTGCGGCAACGGGGCCCGGTGCGTCGCGGCCTGGGTGGTGCGCGCCGGGCTGGCACCGGGCACCGGCTTCGTGCTCGACAGCCCGGCCGGCACCCACCAGGTGGACGTGCTGGACGACGGCGGGTTCCGGGTCGTGCTGGCGGTGCCGCGGTTCGCACCCGACGACGTCCCGCTGACCGGCTTCGACGCCGAGCAGGACCGGTACGAGGCCGAGGTGGGCGGGAGGAGGCTGAGCTTCGCCGCCGCGTCGGTCGGCAACCCGCACGCCGTGATCGAGGTCGACGACGTCGGTACCGCACCCGTCGCCGACGTCGGCCCGGCCCTGCAGGGCTCGGGTCTGTTCCCGCCGACGGTCAACGTCGGCTTCGTCGAGGTCGTCTCCCCGGAGCGGATCCGCCTGCGCGTGTTCGAGTACGGCGCGGGCGAGACCCTGGCCTGCGGCAGCGGCGCGTGCGCCGCGGCCGCCGTGCTGATCCGGCAGGGGCGCGTCAAGCGCGACCTCGTCGTCTCCCTCCCGGGCGGTGACCTCCACGTCGAGTGGCCCGACCCGTCCGCACCGATCGCCCTGGCCGGCCCGGCCGTCTTCTCCTTCGAAGGACAGTTCCCCCATGCCGCTCTATGA
- the cysK gene encoding cysteine synthase A yields MPLYDSILDTIGRTPIVRLNRLSPGHATVYVKVESFNPGGSVKDRLALAVILDAEEKGLLKPGDTIAECTSGNVGIALAMVAAARGYKFVALMGDTYSVERRKLIRAYGGKVILFPGSEGSAGGNRRADELAEKYGWFRANQFDNQANPAYHRETTAAEILADFAGKRLDYFVTGFGTTGTLTGVGQMLKLARPGVRVIATEPENAAVLSGKEWSVHKIQGWSPNFVPSLLDRTVIDELITVNEDEGRDIARRLAVEEGIFAGISAGATLATALRVAETAPEGSVLLAMLPDTGERYLSTFLFDGVSEESDDEWLASLEPAPRDT; encoded by the coding sequence ATGCCGCTCTATGACAGCATCCTCGACACCATCGGCCGCACGCCCATCGTCCGGCTCAACCGGCTCTCCCCCGGCCACGCCACGGTCTACGTCAAGGTCGAGTCGTTCAACCCGGGCGGCTCGGTCAAGGACCGGCTGGCGCTGGCCGTCATCCTCGACGCCGAGGAGAAGGGGCTGCTCAAGCCCGGCGACACGATCGCCGAGTGCACCTCCGGCAACGTCGGCATCGCGCTGGCGATGGTCGCCGCCGCCCGCGGCTACAAGTTCGTGGCGCTGATGGGCGACACGTACTCGGTGGAGCGGCGCAAGCTGATCCGCGCGTACGGCGGCAAGGTCATCCTGTTCCCCGGCAGCGAGGGCAGCGCGGGCGGCAACCGCCGGGCGGACGAGCTGGCCGAGAAGTACGGCTGGTTCCGCGCCAACCAGTTCGACAACCAGGCCAACCCCGCCTACCACCGGGAGACCACCGCGGCGGAGATCCTCGCCGACTTCGCGGGCAAGCGGCTGGACTACTTCGTCACCGGCTTCGGCACCACCGGCACGCTCACCGGCGTGGGCCAGATGCTCAAGCTCGCCCGGCCCGGGGTGCGCGTCATCGCCACCGAACCGGAGAACGCCGCGGTGCTGTCCGGCAAGGAGTGGAGCGTCCACAAGATCCAGGGCTGGTCGCCCAACTTCGTGCCCAGCCTGCTGGACCGGACCGTCATCGACGAGCTGATCACCGTCAACGAGGACGAGGGGCGCGACATCGCGCGCCGGCTGGCCGTCGAGGAGGGCATCTTCGCGGGCATCTCCGCCGGCGCCACGCTCGCCACGGCGTTGCGCGTGGCCGAGACCGCGCCGGAGGGCTCCGTGCTGCTGGCGATGCTGCCCGACACCGGCGAGCGCTACCTGTCCACGTTCCTGTTCGACGGGGTGAGCGAGGAGTCCGACGACGAGTGGCTGGCGTCGCTGGAGCCGGCCCCGCGCGACACCTGA